From Falco naumanni isolate bFalNau1 chromosome 4, bFalNau1.pat, whole genome shotgun sequence:
CATTGTAATTTATGCACTTGTAGCCATACAAAACACACCTGATCTCAACTTCTGTGTCATAAATACAAAGTGTACTGAAAACCATACTCTGTTACATTTAGCAGTCTGCAATTCATACTATGTTTGTGTATGTTAGATTATTAGCAGATGCAATGCCTCACTTTTGAGAGTGGCGTTTTACCTACCAGAATGAAATCTTGTGCTTTCATTCCTTACACATCTCCCAGCAACTGCAAAATACCCCAAATTAATGTTATTGATATACTGATCAACTGCACATGGCCTTAAGTTTCTCACTTTCAAGTGACAGCTATACAATGAGGCAACAGCATCTGCTTCATATAAACATGATAAACAAGTCTTGTTACTGAGTGGGGTCAATTACCACATTCATTGGGAGCAAGTCAGTAGAAAGATCCTCAACTGCTTCTCAAAGGTTATGTGGAAAATGTGATAATTCTCTCATATATGTCAAAACTTCTATCGTCATCTCCACAAACTAGTTTCAATAGATAACGAAAATTGTTAAACAGCAAagtctgaagtaattttaaagccATTGCTGACTTACTTTATTAGCAAGTCCATTGTTGAATTTTCAGCTAATTTCACCAAAACTTTTAGGCTTTGGTTCAATACACTATCAGTTTGGGAGCCtcttgcagcagaaaaagctaaaacctgaagcagctttttaaaCAAGGAATGTTGAGCTTGATCATTATTGGGAGCATCCTGTGGAGCTACAGGCAGCCCTCCTTGCGTCCTGGTATCTTCTTTATTATCACACTGATCATTGCACAACATGCTTTTGTCCATCTTGGAAACCTGttcatctccagcagcagaactTTTTTCCACCTCAGTTGACAGCAACATGTGCACAACATCCCAGCTATAGAATGCCAAATAATAAAGAACACCCAGTGATACAACTGTGGTTTCTTCAAGAGACAACCTGAAGTCCTCCTTACTTGACACCGTATTTGTGTTGGTTCCggaagaaacagcagaatgGTTTCCACAGGAACCATTTACTGACTTGTCTGCCAATTGTACTGCTTGACAGTACGCACCAATATGGTGTTCTACCAAGGGCAAGAGATGCACCGCGCCTCGGATCTTGCAGCGCGTCAGGTGCAAGAACTCTCTCTGGCTTTCCGTTCCGCTTCCTTCATATAATCCTGCGTCCATGGCAATCAAGTTCAATCCTGTTAGTGCAAGTTTCTGAGCTTCTTGCAGGGATACAAGAGGAGCAATTCCTTCTTGAGTTGTCCTGCTGTTGGGTAGTTGTGTGGACTTCCTatccaaataaaatgaaaagaagggaaatacttcagaagaaaaggcagaaaacataGTTGCAATTTGAGTTATCCATATTCTGGATCTAATAATAGAAAGGCTAGAGTACTAAGAGATGTCTgttcccaaaataaaacataaattagGGTAAAAACCTCCTACTCCTTGATACCTGCATGGAAGAGCAATTTCAAAGCATTCCTAGGTCTTGTGAAAGCAGTTCGAGCTCACAGCTGAGTAACTTAAGCAGCTCATTATAAGCCACTGTCTGAAACTACATTTCAAACACTGGCTTTTTGATTTCATGCTTCTGATAACATCATATATTCTTATCTTCCCCGATGTTATTTGGTAGCTTCTGGGAAGAATATCTATCCACTACTGATCTGTAGTATGCAGGGGCCTTTAAAGGACTACAACAACAactgaaaagtatttatttggCCAGAGAGAGTTCAGCTATTAACTAGTCAAACTGCAGCTACAAAGACCAAATGCACCACTTTTACTTGCATAAATGGCAAGGGCAATGAGACACGAGCCTTGTTATGAACCCACAAAACTCAAGAATTACTAATAACATATTAGAAAAGCAAGGGCATTTCAGGAGCTATAGTCTAATTCTTTAGagtgaaaaattattatagGTTATATCCaatattcatatttaaaatgctttaccAGTCACTATAAATACATCTTGGAAAACTGCACATTAATTGTACCTTACAAATTGCACATAGAATAGACTTCGAAGATATAAAGCCTACTGTTCTTTTGAtcacattttcagcattttcttccctcttgaCTCACGATCATGTTTATATGCTTCCCTCAACGCAATGTAAGTTTTATGTCCTTAGGTGGTTAACAGCAGCTGCTAACAGTCACTGCCAGGTTTTATAGAACATGTTTCTGTGCCTTCCCTTAATATAAAATTAACCTAGTTTATCTCTTTACTGTTGTTCCACTGTTAAGTATCTATGATAATCAAAGATTAATAATCAAAGATGCAGAATGATGTTCCAAATTTGCATTAAATGGCCTaagcaaaacagcatttaacaCAAAGAATGAGCTGTCCTACATGATAAGCATTTCTTACTATGGAGAATGCCACTATACTAAGAAAACATCAGATacagtttaacaaaaaaacccgaaCCAAACAACTTACGTATCCAAATAGTTAGGCTGCAGTACAGCTCCAGGTAGAGGCTCAGAGTTACTGCTAAGAAGATGGCAGAGTCCTAGTAATGACCCAGGAACAATGGGCTGCTTCATCAGTGCATTTAGTAAGATAGAACCTGAAAGGATACATAATTGTCTTTGGAGTAGCTCTACCATCAACTGCAACATCAacaaaaaatcagtatttcaaaagATTAAGTCTTATTTGTAGTGCTCTCAGgctcaaaataatttcttttgttacaAATCTTCTCTACAAGAgaatgattttcagaaaaattaaagatattatttaaatattaaccaAATATATTTAgagatattttaattacaatCCCATATTAACAAAATAGCTTGATCCAAATGATCAAGTATATTCCAATTATCCTGATGACTTGCCCTCCATGTTCCAGTCCAGACATTAAAATTGTGTGATGCAATTCTATTCTGAATTGGAAATAGTACCCTGGAGACTTCCTAGTGTTGACTGTTGTAAATGTTGCTTTATTGTTTTTGCCttcattaaaagagaaaaaagctacaattttcctggttttatgtTTACAATAGAAAGCATAATATATTAATACTGAAAGAGCCAGCCTTGTAATAAGATGTCTCTTGATCCATATCCTTCCATAGAACAAAACCCAGGCGAACTTTTTTCTCAAACAGAATAACAACACAAGAATGTTGTTAGGATGCAAGATAATAATATCACCTAAAATGTTTTACTGCAAAATCACAatgttcaaaggaaaaagcGACTAGCTGAACAGCGCTGTTCGGTGCAGTGGCATTGTAAGTAGCAGGCTCCTCATCATGACACTGCTTAGTAAAGGCATCTGAGCTGTTCCTCAGAGAAGTAGGACGTAAATTCTCTTTTAACAGAATTAAGTTACCTTGTGCATTTCGTTTAGGTACAGAGTTGTAGGAACCGTTTTTTCCCATTGCTTCATGCTTCATGGATAAAACTTCAGGATGGGTTATCTTACTGTCtaaacaaaacagtaattatGAGTCTATTACAAAAATTACGTTGCTTATATATCTGTGCCGATCCTTTACACATTCGGATGGCCATAGGTGTTATATAGTCCGTAAAAAACACAGTAGACCAGTAAACAACATTTGTCTTTGTATAACACAGATACATCAAACAATAGTTAAGAGCTGTGATGCAAGTAGAATTGCTCCccaaaataaattggaaaagtGAGTAAAATTTCAGCTTTACTGTCAGATGTTCCAGATTGTTCACTGCTATTACTCTCAAcctttattttaggaaaaaaaaataacttgagtTGAATTCCCATTACCAGCAGAAATTTACATggctacattaaaaataaatgtaaaattatttaaaaaaaataaaacctgagcaTTTCATAGTCTTTCAATCATCTATATATGTCACAGTAACTAGCCAAACAAGCCAAAAGTCCTGCAGGGTTCAGAAGACAAATAATCAAGTgtgtttttcaaacaaatagGCATATTGAGTGTTCCTACCATAATGAACAATCAGTCAGGAGGCCAAAAGAATTAGCAACACTAATGCTTTAAAGGCTACTGGTGTTCTTTTTGATGGAATTCATAACTGCCCATATAGCTTCAAATTGACTACTGTAACTGACAGTAACATCTCAGATTTTTCATGACACTTCCTGTAAGGGTTAGTTGATGATATCcacatttcttccatttattatttcttattgGAAACATGGCAGTCAGCTGCTATAAAGAACTaccatttttgtttcatattatAGCAGTCTTCAAATACATGCATGTGTTCATGTCCTAAGCTTTACTCAATGCATTTCCAGACACAATTTTGTGAGAATTACTGCCCTACACATGAAAGAGGAAATGAGTGTACTGTTTCAGTTGCTTCTTTCAATACAGCTAAATATGTaccctttaaaataaaacaaatttaaaaaaggtcAGCTTTAAAGCCAAAACCAGGAGGAGtaccaaaaaaatgcattagcTGACTAGCAGAGCGATTCAAGAAACatgcaaattatttcctgttCCTCTTTATTCAACGAGAAAGGCAGATTAACAATTTTGATATTTTAGTTCATCATGTAATACATGAAAGCTTTTCATTACAGCCAACAGTCACTTCACTGTTGACACCTTGGCATCTGGCATACAGGCCTTACCAAGGTGTGAACTAAAATGATCCTGATGCAAATTTCAGTCATAGCTATTTAATGCCAACCAGAGAAATCTAcgcaaaaataaatacttggtTTTCTCTACAGTGAACTGGTGAAACTGTTCACTCACATAACACAAATCCTTATTTACAGCAGAATGTTCATATGCAGCTAAAAACGTTGCAAGTTGTATATGGGTTTACCTTCTTTGATGGAAGTAGTCGGGGCAACCAAATTTCCTGAAGAACACGATGGTTTAGTGGACATTTCAGCGCTGAAGGATTCCTTTgtaggaaaagatttttttctaggCTGTGGAGAACATCCTTCTGAATTCATTTGTATTGCAAAATTCTTTTTAgggctaaaataaaaatcagacagatgaatcaatatttcttttgtaattattttattaaacaagGGTCTATTTACATTGATGTTCCTTTGCTACAAACTCTGCATTTCTGTCACAGATACAAGGAAGGCTCTTTTTGAGTCAATTCCATAGAGGGCAACAGATGTTtggttgcatttttaaagacaatggAGCTAAGAGTTACATGAAGAACGCAAGCCTCTTCAATAGTTTAAGCACATGTATTGTAAAAAGTAACACAAACTCATTTTCCAAAACTCCCACCTTGGCATTAAAACCGTCTGAGTaacatgtttatttctttcacagttCTGAAGTCGCACTCTTAATTCATTCATTTCTGCATCTTTGAACTGCAGCTCTGACTGTAACGACAGTATCTGAAAGAGGAATTAAAGACAGTTTTACTGTTACCAAATATAGAGATGGTATAATGGCAAAGCAACTAGAATTACCGTAAGATTTCAAGATTACCATCTACTTACTTACTTTGAACTCTGCGTAAGTTccccatttttatttatgttagtCCAATTAATACTATCTTAGAACCAAACGCCAAAAGTTCAGGCAAGAAACATGTGACTTGTTAAGACAGACCAAGCGCTAGGCAGAGCATAGCTACACTGTGGCTGCTAACGGCAGAGTAAACAGGACAAAAGCAGGCACTGTCCTCTTCAGGGCTTTCAGAAAGATGActgcaacagaaacagcaatCCCATCAGAGTCATAAAGCATATTCTGTcgcttttttccattttaaaataaatccccATTTTAATGATCTTGGGATTGcttaaaaaaaggcaacaagtaAACGAAAACCTCTACCActtgaattttacttttattttagcGGAAGAAAAAACTCAGCAATTTCTTACAAATGCTTTCTTctaagtaagaaaataaatttccatcACTTGGAAATTTCACACAAATGCAAAAAGCCTTTGACTAGACAGTCTGTGACATATTAAGTCATAAAATTAGCTTCTGCATGTGATATGCCGGTAATTGACATATTTACAAACCTTTTTGAagaactctttttctttttcacttaaGATCTGTGAGTTTTGCTGTTCCAATAGCACGTATGATCTTTTCTGTTCCTCCATAGCATACTCCATCTGCTGCATCGAGTCAcgcaaaattttaatttctccatttttaataagtatttcatcctgcatttctttcagctgcaaaCAGATGAATTCCATGAAAGGATGTATATCACTGAAAGTGTGCATTTATATCATTATGTGGTTGAAAATCAGGTATATTTATACTTTCTAGGGAGAAAAATGCTCCTGTAACACAGTTGAGAAATTCCGCGATGTTGCTTCTAATCTGATTAAATCAGGTTCAGCTACTGTGATCTCTAACAGAATTGTAAAATGACAGCAAAGGCGTATCTTTGTATACCATCCTGGTATCTGTCAGAGACtattcttctctttccccttctctgtgattcttttctttttttgagaataaataaattactcaTTGTTTGGATGATAACAATgataatttaattatatttcatCTAGCATGGCAGCCAACAAGCACACTGTCCTAAGACAAGCTACCACTCCCAAACAGCATCTTCATGAGTTACAGAGCCTCTAATACTTTCTGAACAGTCATCACCACTCAGAGACAAAACTTTGGAGAGAGAATAAATGAGTTACTCAGAAAAAAGCatggagaaaaaagcagaaaagacacCTCTATATATGCAGAATTATGGTTTACCCCTATGTTGAACATGGTGTACAGGCAGGAGCTTCCCCAGTAAAAAAGGACATAATAGAGCTGGCAAAGATTTGGAGTACAGAGGTGAAGGTGACAAGAGAAAGGTAAATAGAGTAGGACCCTCGATCTGGGAGAAAGCACAACCGTGAGGAAACAAAGGTCTGTCGAGATGTGAGTGCTATACACAAGTTATTCCTTGTTTACTGCCCCTCAACATCCACGGCCCATCCACTGAAAATCACTAGGTAcaaagttcaaaataaaatcaaagaagaaatttcCTGACACAACCTATCATTAAGCTGCAGACCTCTTTCACACTAAAAAGGcattcaaaaccaaatacaCAAACGTTTAAAAAAATACGCTGAAGAGTATTAAACACAAGTATAATATTTCTAGGTCAGGAAGTACCTACGTGAAATTTTACCAGAGGCTAAAAGACTGTCCTGGTGAAATACCATCATAAACTTGCTCAGGTCTTATGTTCTTCCTAAGCTGCCAAAAAAGGATGGACTCAGTACAGGCATTTGTACCTCTTACTTTTCTACATCTATTTCTTCCCCAGAGTATCTTGCCATAAGGGTTCATCAGAAGGTAAAATAACACAACTTAAAAGTGACTTTACTTTCTCAAATCATGAAGTTACACCAAACAAGTCTTGCCAACTAGC
This genomic window contains:
- the LOC121087772 gene encoding ATR-interacting protein isoform X1; this encodes MAAQPPPGPRKRSGAGWAGAAPPGALENGFPPHKRPKSSGAAGPDEGPGDPFGDSDDFTADDLEEIDTLASQALSQEAAAPRAGLPRHAWGALGPGSALGSAAAGPRRGSVPAAVSTTEDSLMRDAFQFEVLQTQHEEIKQKLKEMQDEILIKNGEIKILRDSMQQMEYAMEEQKRSYVLLEQQNSQILSEKEKEFFKKILSLQSELQFKDAEMNELRVRLQNCERNKHVTQTVLMPSPKKNFAIQMNSEGCSPQPRKKSFPTKESFSAEMSTKPSCSSGNLVAPTTSIKEDSKITHPEVLSMKHEAMGKNGSYNSVPKRNAQGSILLNALMKQPIVPGSLLGLCHLLSSNSEPLPGAVLQPNYLDTKSTQLPNSRTTQEGIAPLVSLQEAQKLALTGLNLIAMDAGLYEGSGTESQREFLHLTRCKIRGAVHLLPLVEHHIGAYCQAVQLADKSVNGSCGNHSAVSSGTNTNTVSSKEDFRLSLEETTVVSLGVLYYLAFYSWDVVHMLLSTEVEKSSAAGDEQVSKMDKSMLCNDQCDNKEDTRTQGGLPVAPQDAPNNDQAQHSLFKKLLQVLAFSAARGSQTDSVLNQSLKVLVKLAENSTMDLLINFQHLLTSQILLHCLCPETPLPAVLLTVRLLSVLAQHHVLVAQLCSHSDTCLLLALYMYITSRPDKSASEMLWLQLEQETVRLLTRCMRCSSPVVLLPGTDCQCNLEVVKALIIMLHRQWMKIRRSENSLCAYKEQIIQFLRDAVLLLHSLSQKDKLFHEHCLEVLHQYDQAMPGIRTTLKKTQKLSACEELVLDELYPSEPEAEDQGMDSS
- the LOC121087772 gene encoding ATR-interacting protein isoform X2, translating into MQDEILIKNGEIKILRDSMQQMEYAMEEQKRSYVLLEQQNSQILSEKEKEFFKKILSLQSELQFKDAEMNELRVRLQNCERNKHVTQTVLMPSPKKNFAIQMNSEGCSPQPRKKSFPTKESFSAEMSTKPSCSSGNLVAPTTSIKEDSKITHPEVLSMKHEAMGKNGSYNSVPKRNAQGSILLNALMKQPIVPGSLLGLCHLLSSNSEPLPGAVLQPNYLDTKSTQLPNSRTTQEGIAPLVSLQEAQKLALTGLNLIAMDAGLYEGSGTESQREFLHLTRCKIRGAVHLLPLVEHHIGAYCQAVQLADKSVNGSCGNHSAVSSGTNTNTVSSKEDFRLSLEETTVVSLGVLYYLAFYSWDVVHMLLSTEVEKSSAAGDEQVSKMDKSMLCNDQCDNKEDTRTQGGLPVAPQDAPNNDQAQHSLFKKLLQVLAFSAARGSQTDSVLNQSLKVLVKLAENSTMDLLINFQHLLTSQILLHCLCPETPLPAVLLTVRLLSVLAQHHVLVAQLCSHSDTCLLLALYMYITSRPDKSASEMLWLQLEQETVRLLTRCMRCSSPVVLLPGTDCQCNLEVVKALIIMLHRQWMKIRRSENSLCAYKEQIIQFLRDAVLLLHSLSQKDKLFHEHCLEVLHQYDQAMPGIRTTLKKTQKLSACEELVLDELYPSEPEAEDQGMDSS